The following are encoded together in the Zingiber officinale cultivar Zhangliang chromosome 8A, Zo_v1.1, whole genome shotgun sequence genome:
- the LOC122008607 gene encoding fasciclin-like arabinogalactan protein 4, whose translation MAGGEAPWPPLLCRHLLTLRLFSLFLMISLPFSTAVNITAVLSAYTDLADFNRLLVSTSIPVELSGRSSLTILAVPNAYLLRSAAVRTAAAADIADVLRYHVLLEYLSWSDLGRISSGGKLVTTLYQTTGRAAGNLGAVNLTRSDGGGGAVIARSPSPFSSSNATVLALVGTLPYNVSVFAVDALLLPSGFDLAASETRPPVGVNITRVLVDGHDFNVAASMLEASGVAAEFEADEHGAGITIFVPTDEAFADLPATERLQSLPADRKAVVLRFHVLHSYYPLGSLESIVNPVQPTLATENTGAGRFTLNITRVNGSVAIDTGMVQASITRTVFDQNPVAIFAVSKVLLPREIFAGDAAAGASQLHSAAAPPLDPIALPPQGADAVDSPPARLSSPPGAKEEVAAAGAVAFGGRVLPVLCSTASLYLMLPLV comes from the coding sequence ATGGCTGGAGGCGAAGCCCCCTGGCCGCCGCTTCTTTGTCGGCATTTGCTCACGCTTCGACTTTTTTCGCTCTTCCTCATGATTTCTTTGCCCTTCTCCACGGCGGTTAACATCACCGCCGTGCTCTCGGCCTACACCGACCTCGCCGACTTCAACCGCCTCCTTGTCTCGACTTCCATCCCCGTTGAGCTCTCCGGTCGATCCTCTCTCACCATCCTCGCCGTCCCTAACGCTTACCTCCTCCGCTCCGCTGCCGTCcgcaccgccgccgccgccgacatAGCTGATGTGCTGCGCTACCACGTCCTCCTCGAGTACCTCTCTTGGTCTGACCTCGGCCGCATCTCCTCCGGCGGTAAGCTCGTCACTACCCTCTATCAGACCACGGGTCGCGCCGCGGGCAACCTCGGAGCCGTGAACCTCACGAGAagcgacggcggcggcggcgccgtCATTGCGCGCTCTCCCTCGCCTTTCTCCTCCTCCAACGCGACCGTCCTCGCCCTCGTCGGCACGCTGCCTTACAACGTGTCTGTCTTCGCCGTGGACGCGCTGCTGCTCCCGTCCGGCTTCGACCTCGCTGCCTCCGAGACGCGGCCTCCGGTCGGCGTGAACATCACGCGCGTCCTCGTCGACGGGCATGATTTCAATGTGGCGGCGTCGATGCTGGAGGCGTCGGGCGTCGCGGCGGAGTTCGAGGCCGACGAGCACGGTGCCGGGATCACCATCTTTGTCCCGACCGACGAAGCCTTCGCGGATCTGCCCGCCACGGAGCGGCTGCAGTCGTTGCCGGCGGACCGCAAGGCAGTGGTTCTCCGCTTCCACGTGCTCCATTCCTACTACCCCCTTGGCTCGCTGGAGTCCATCGTCAACCCCGTGCAGCCCACCCTGGCGACCGAGAATACCGGCGCCGGCCGATTCACCCTGAACATCACCCGCGTCAACGGATCGGTGGCGATCGACACCGGAATGGTCCAGGCGTCCATCACCCGCACGGTGTTCGACCAAAATCCCGTGGCCATCTTCGCAGTTTCCAAGGTGCTGCTCCCCAGGGAGATCTTCGCCGGAGACGCGGCCGCTGGTGCGTCGCAGCTGCATTCCGCCGCCGCGCCTCCTCTGGATCCGATTGCGCTACCACCACAGGGAGCGGATGCGGTCGATTCACCGCCAGCGAGGCTGTCATCACCGCCGGGCGCCAAAGAGGAGGTAGCAGCGGCAGGGGCAGTGGCATTCGGCGGAAGGGTGTTACCCGTCCTGTGCTCTACAGCTTCGCTTTATCTAATGCTGCCACTGGTATGA